In Chanodichthys erythropterus isolate Z2021 chromosome 7, ASM2448905v1, whole genome shotgun sequence, a genomic segment contains:
- the LOC137022936 gene encoding uncharacterized protein has product MASEIVTKVADQVKRPRSNSSSRKEERKPWGLALVRLVEPKRFSSLSKLCGTIAWVRRATETWLKVKNQALNSAKWEASSPKLSVGERTVAFQDLALAAQDGLNFKTTALNRLVVTKDENTGLLLCGGRVQSWSEDGRVIPLIPFQSWLGTLLAREAHEANHEGVAATLLRTRRKAWVIEGRRIVKKIINDCVTCKKQRAKLCQQVMSDLPHERTSRANPFEYTTLDLFGPFEVRDAVKKRTKKKVWGVVYCCMASRAIHADLVDDLSAESFLQAYSRFTALRGHPRKLWSDRGTNFIGAKSALRDLHKHLACLEKVAIEDIAAKNGTEWQWEFHPADSPHRNGAAEAAVKLVKRALSSLSRTTDNYTWGEFQTLLYSAANLTNERPIDAKAQEQEDTVEYLTPNSLILGRTGQGGDMHGVDLETHSWRRLKAVQVGVDKFWSKWSELAGPNLFIRHKWHRVERSVQVGDLVWIADQNALRGQFRLGRIVATYPDKSGVVRDADVATCIGLPAPLVARTQAKDSALLSTIILRRDVRRLVVLIPVEDQHKVITSL; this is encoded by the exons ATGGCCAGTGAAATTGTGACCAAAGTTGCTGATCAAGTAAAAAG ACCAAGGTCCAACTCAAGCAGTAGAAAGGAAGAGAGGAAACCTTGGGGCTTGGCTCTTGTGCGCCTGGTGGAGCCCAAGCGGTTCAGTAGTTTATCAAAACTATGTGGAACTATCGCTTGGGTCCGACGAGCTACAGAAACTTGGCTAAAGGTGAAGAACCAAGCCTTGAATTCAGCAAAGTGGGAGGCAAGTAGTCCTAAGCTATCTGTAGGAGAGAGAACAGTTGCTTTTCAAGACTTAGCCCTTGCTGCCCAGGACGGCTTGAACTTTAAGACTACAGCCTTGAATCGCCTGGTTGTAACAAAAGATGAAAACACAGGACTCTTGCTTTGTGGCGGTAGAGTGCAATCTTGGAGTGAAGACGGAAGAGTTATACCGTTGATTCCATTCCAGTCATGGCTGGGAACGTTACTGGCTAGAGAAGCTCACGAGGCCAATCATGAGGGTGTTGCTGCTACACTGCTACGCACGAGAAGAAAAGCTTGGGTCATAGAAGGCCGTAGGATAGTCAAGAAGATTATAAATGATTGCGTTACTTGCAAGAAGCAAAGAGCAAAGCTATGCCAACAGGTAATGAGCGACCTTCCTCATGAACGTACTAGCAGAGCAAACCCCTTTGAGTATACCACATTGGACCTTTTCGGCCCCTTTGAGGTTAGAGATGCAGTAAAGAAACGGACCAAGAAAAAGGTTTGGGGAGTTGTATATTGTTGTATGGCTTCTAGAGCCATTCACGCGGACCTCGTTGACGACTTGTCTGCTGAGAGCTTTCTTCAAGCCTACTCCAGATTCACTGCTTTAAGGGGGCATCCTCGGAAGTTATGGTCTGACAGAGGCACTAATTTCATAGGTGCCAAGTCTGCTCTGAGAGATCTACACAAGCACTTAGCATGCTTAGAGAAGGTGGCTATTGAGGACATAGCAGCAAAAAATGGAACTGAATGGCAATGGGAGTTCCATCCTGCGGATTCACCCCACAGGAATGGAGCGGCCGAGGCTGCTGTTAAACTTGTCAAAAGAGCTCTCAGTAGTCTCAGCAGAACAACCGATAACTACACCTGGGGGGAGTTCCAGACTCTTCTCTACTCAGCAGCCAACCTAACTAACGAGCGTCCCATCGACGCCAAGGCACAAGAACAAGAAGATACAGTAGAGTACTTGACTCCTAACTCTCTCATCCTAGGACGCACTGGGCAAGGAGGAGATATGCACGGTGTTGATTTGGAAACTCACTCTTGGCGGAGGCTGAAAGCTGTTCAAGTGGGAGTTGACAAATTCTGGTCAAAGTGGAGTGAACTAGCAGGACCAAACTTGTTTATCCGGCATAAGTGGCACAGAGTGGAAAGAAGTGTCCAGGTTGGAGATCTAGTTTGGATCGCAGACCAGAATGCCCTAAGAGGACAGTTCCGACTCGGTCGAATCGTTGCCACCTACCCGGACAAGTCTGGGGTGGTCCGTGATGCTGACGTGGCAACCTGTATAGGTCTTCCTGCCCCCCTTGTCGCCAGGACCCAGGCAAAAGATTCAGCTTTACTTTCTACTATCATCCTTCGCAGGGATGTGCGGAGACTGGTCGTATTAATTCCTGTGGAAGACCAGCATAAAGTCATTACCA GTTTATGA